The nucleotide sequence CGCGCTCCACCGCCACGTCGCCGAGGAACCCGCTGAGCGCGCGCACCCCCACGCCGGCCGCGGCAACCGCGAGCATCGCCGCGGGACCGTCGCCGCCGGCCTGGCTGCCGCGGGCCACGTCGGCCAGCGCGGCAGCCAGGCCGGCGGCGAGCAGCACCATGCCCACCACCTGCCCCAGGGCGGCCAGGCCGGCCCGCAGCAGTGCCGCCCGCACACCGGGGACACCGGCCAGCGGTGCCAGCGGTCCCCTGGCGGGGACGCTCACGCGGGAACCGAGTGCGGGCCCTGGTCGTCCGCGGTCAGCCGACGGCGGAACACCCAGTAGCTCCACGCCTCGTACACCAGCACGAACGGCAGCACGAAGGCCGCGACCCAGGTGATGAACACCAGCGTGTAGTGGCTCACCGAGGTGTCGTAGATGGTGAGGTCAAACGCCTCGGTGAGGGTGGAGGGCACCACCACCGGGTACTGCGCGCCAAAGATCGTGCCCACGCACAGCAGCATGAACAGCGACCACACGGTGAAGGCCCAGCCCTCCCGGTCGGCCCGCACCAGCCACCAGGCGAGCACTGCGGCCAGCACCGCCACCACGGCGGCGGTGGCGGTGGCGGCGTTGCCGAACCGCGCCTGCGCCAGCCCCACCCACACCAGCAGCGGCAGCGCGCCCACCGGCAGCCACGTCTTGGTCAGCCGCCAGGCCCGCGCCCGCACCGGCCCATCGGTCTTCAGCGCCAGGAAGATGGCGCCGTGCACCACGGAGAAGGCGAGCACGGCCACTGCACCCAGCAGTGCCGTCCAGCCCAGCCCGGAGAACGCCCCGCCGGTGCGGGTGCCGTCCTCGGCGATGGGCAGGCCCAGCGTGGTCACCGCCAGCGCCGCGCCGATGCCCAGGCAGGCGACGGTGGAGGACACGGTGACGGTGCGCGTCCACCCCTGGTTCCAGGCCTCGGTGTCGTGGGAGTGGCGCCACTCGAAGCCCACGGCGCGTGCGATCAGGGCCAGCAGCACCACCACGAACGGCAGGTACATCGCCGGCAGCCAGCTGGCGTACCAGCCGGGGAACGCGGCGAAGATCGCCCCGGCCGCCGTGATCAGCCACACCTCGTTGCCGTCCCACACCGGGCCGATGGTGCGCAGCATCAGCGTGCGCTCGGCGTCCCCGCGGGCGAGCACGGGCACCAGCATGGCCACCCCGAAGTCGAAGCCCTCCAGCAGCAGGAACCCCATCCACAGCACCACGATGGCGATGAACCACACCGTCTCCAGGTCCACGATGGCTCTCCTGCCGGGTCAGGGGTGCTGCTCAGCCGCACCAGGTCAGTAGGCGTCCGGGGTCAGTAGGCGTCCGGGGTCAGTAGGCGAACGACAGGACCCCGTCCTCCTCGCGGGCGTCGTCGCGGCGCCGCCCGTCGGGGTCCTGCGGGCGGTCCGGCCCCTGCGGCCCACCGCCGTCGCTGGACGGTGGCTCGCTGGAGGAGGTGCCGCCGGCATCGGTGGGCACACCCTTGCGGACGAACTTCACGACGAGCCAGAGCTCGACCACCGCGAGCGCGCCGTAGAGCAGGGTGAGGGAGATCAGCGAGGTCAGCACCTCGGCGCCGCCGACCCCGGGCGAGACAGCCTGGGCGGTGAAGAACCACACCCGCTGGTCCAGCGGCACGTCTGGGTTGGGCGCCACCACGAACGGCTGGCGGCCCATCTCGGTGAAGACCCAGCCGGCGGAGTTGGCCACGAACGGCGCGAAGATCGTGGCCACCGCCAACCACGTTCCCCCGCTGCTCACCAACCGGTTGTCGGGCAGGCGACCCTTCCTGGTCACCCACAGCGCGAGCGCGGAGACGATCGCGGAGACGAAGCCGAGCCCGATCATCAGGCGGAAGCCCCAGTACGTCACCGCCAGCAGCGGCTGGTAGTCGATCGGCTGACCCGCCCGCTCGCCCAGCACGGCCGGATCGTCGGGATAGCTGGTGCCGTAGGCAGCCTGGTACTCCTGCTTGAGCTGGTTCACCCCGGGCACCGGGTCGCTGAAGTTGCCGTGCGCCAGCAGGCTGAGCACTCCGGGAATGGTCACCGAGTGCACGTCGTCGCACTGGTTGCTGTTGGCCTTGCCCACCGCGAACACGGAGAACGCCGCCGGCTGCTCGGTGTTGCACAGCGCCTCCGCCGAGGACATCTTCATCGGCTGCTGCTGGTACATCAGCTTGCCCTGCCAGTCGCCGGTGAGCGTGACCAGCACGAACGCCACCACCGACACCCAGCCGCCCAGGCGCAGCGACTTCATCCACACGCCGTGCTCGAGGTCGTTGGTGGGCAGCTCCTCCTTGCGCCGGCGGTTCAGGTGGTACCAGGCCACCCCGACGAGCAGCGCCCCGGCCACCGCGAGCGCGCCGGAGATGACGTGGCTGAAGGCGGCCAGCAGGGTGTTGTTGGTCAGCACCGCCCACACGTCGTTGAGCACCGGGGTGCCGTCGGCGTCACGGGTGACGCCCACCGGGTGCTGCATCCAGGAGTTGGCGCCCAGGATGAAGTACGCCGAGGCGATCGAGCCGCCCACCGCCAGCCAGATGGACGCCAGGTGCACCTTCTTGGGGATGCGCCCCCAGCCGAAGATCCACACGCCGAGGAACACCGACTCCAGGAAGAACGCCACCAGCGCCTCCAGCGCCAGCAGCGACCCGAACATGTCGCCCACGAACTTGCTGTACTCGCTCCACGCCAGGCCGAACTGGAACTCCTGCACCAGCCCGGTGGCCACGCCGAGGGCGAAGTTGATCAGGTAGATGCGGCCCCAGAACCGGGTCATCCGCAGCCAGGTCGCACTGCCGGTGCGCACCCAGAGGGTGTTCATGGCGACCACCAGGATGCCGAGACCGAGGGTCAGCGGAACCATGATGAAGTGGTAGACGGTGGTGATGCCGAACTGCCACCGGGCGATGTCGAGAACGTCCACAGCCGGACCTCCACCCGGTCGGTGATTGCGTCTCGTTCCAGTTCTACGCCCCGAACGGCGGGGTTACGACACTCCGAGCAGGCACACCAGCACGCGCGGTCAGGGCGGCTCCACCGTGGGCGCGTGGGGCAGCCGCCACCCCAGCACCACCACCGCGACCCCCACGATCCCGAAAACCACTTCCAGCGGCTGGAACCCGAGCCACGCGAGCACGAAGACCTCAAAGATCACCAGTGCGACGCCAGCAGCGATGGACAGCTCGCGAGCCCAGCGTCCCCCGATCCACTGCCAGGTCCCGATGGCGAGGAACCCGACTCCCACCAGCACCGCCAGCAGCATCCCCGGAAGGCGCCAGCTGGTGAAGGGGCTGCCGGCCAGGTCAGGCAGTCCGGCCCCGAGCATCGACCCGTCCGCCCGGGCGACCAGAGCCAGCCCACCGATCACCCCCAGCAGCCCGGTGAACCACTCCAGGCACACCAGCAACCGGCCCGCGAGGCTCGGGCGGCGTCCTGCCAGGTCCTGCTGCGATCCCTCCGCGACTGGTCCCACGAGGCGATCATGCCGCACCGAGCGGCGCGGGTCCTGTTGGCCGGACGCGGCCGGTGCAGCGCCGTTTCGAATCCCCTTTCCGCAGCCCGACTGACACGCCGAATACGCAGTGGGCCAAGCGATTCCCGTTTTCCTGGTGGTGTGCCATGATTTCGCCCTGAGCTCACTGCCTGCAGTGGACACAGCACGCACTGCATTGGTCATCGGCACCCGACCGTGCGCCGTCTCCCGGCGGCCTTTCCCCCGCGACCTTTCCCCCGCGACCCTTGCCCCACAGAACGGTGACCGATGCCCCTTTCCCTCCGCCGGCTCTCCGCCGCCGCGAGTCTCACCTGCTGCCTGGTCCTGGCCCCGACCACGGTGGCGCTGCACCCGGCCCTGGCGGCCACCCCGGTGCCGGCAGCTGCTCCGGCCCCGCCGGACGCGCTGACCTGGCACACCGACGGGCCCGACGTCGCCGAGGCCCCCGTCGCTGCCTCGCAGGGCTCCGGGCCGGAGCTGGCGGTCTCCGGCTCCACCGCCTACCGGCTCAACCTCAACCCGGACAGCACGGTGGTGCGCTGGGACGCCTGCCGCCCCATCCACTACCGGCTGAACCTGGCGGCCCAGCCGGACGCACTGGGCGACGTGCAGACGGCACTCCAGGAGATCACTGCGGCCAGCGGCCTGATCTTCGTCCACGACGGCCCCAGCACCGAGATCCCGCAGGCGCACGGCGCGCAGGCCGAGTCGCCGCTGCTCATCGCGATGGCCACCGCGGAGGGCCCGTTCGCCTCCGAGCTGCTGGCCGAGGCCTCCCCGCACACCCTGGGCATCGCCGGGTGGGGTGCCGCTCGCACCGGCGCGGACGAGGACGCCCAGCACTGGCAGATCACCTCCGCGTACGTGGTGATCAACGCAGCCAGCGAGCTGCGCCCCGGCTCAGGGGCGGGCCTGTCCGCCTCCCGGGTGCGGGTGCTCATGCACGAGGTGGCCCACGCGGTGGGACTCAGCCACGTCAGCGACCGCCACCAGGTGATGTACCCGGTGACCGCCGGACAGGCCGCGGTGTGGGGGCCCGGCGACCTGGCTGGGCTGGCCCGGGTGGGCACGTCCGCCGGCTGCATCGGCCAGCAGCCTCCCGCCGCCACCGTCCCCGTCGATCCGTGGCAGCTGTTCTGGGACTGGCTGCTCAGCCTGCTGCGGGCCTGGCTGGGAATCTAGCTCCGCTCCAGGCCGAAGGCGCGCAGCATCGCGGTGGTGAAGGCGGGGAGGTCGGCCGAGCCCCGGCTGGTGACCAGCACCCAGCCGTCGGCCGGGCACACCTGCACCTCGCCGTCCACCCACTGCGCGCCGGCGTTGACCAGGTCCGTGGCGATGCTGGGC is from Rhodococcus sp. X156 and encodes:
- the cydB gene encoding cytochrome d ubiquinol oxidase subunit II, whose translation is MDLETVWFIAIVVLWMGFLLLEGFDFGVAMLVPVLARGDAERTLMLRTIGPVWDGNEVWLITAAGAIFAAFPGWYASWLPAMYLPFVVVLLALIARAVGFEWRHSHDTEAWNQGWTRTVTVSSTVACLGIGAALAVTTLGLPIAEDGTRTGGAFSGLGWTALLGAVAVLAFSVVHGAIFLALKTDGPVRARAWRLTKTWLPVGALPLLVWVGLAQARFGNAATATAAVVAVLAAVLAWWLVRADREGWAFTVWSLFMLLCVGTIFGAQYPVVVPSTLTEAFDLTIYDTSVSHYTLVFITWVAAFVLPFVLVYEAWSYWVFRRRLTADDQGPHSVPA
- a CDS encoding cytochrome ubiquinol oxidase subunit I; the encoded protein is MDVLDIARWQFGITTVYHFIMVPLTLGLGILVVAMNTLWVRTGSATWLRMTRFWGRIYLINFALGVATGLVQEFQFGLAWSEYSKFVGDMFGSLLALEALVAFFLESVFLGVWIFGWGRIPKKVHLASIWLAVGGSIASAYFILGANSWMQHPVGVTRDADGTPVLNDVWAVLTNNTLLAAFSHVISGALAVAGALLVGVAWYHLNRRRKEELPTNDLEHGVWMKSLRLGGWVSVVAFVLVTLTGDWQGKLMYQQQPMKMSSAEALCNTEQPAAFSVFAVGKANSNQCDDVHSVTIPGVLSLLAHGNFSDPVPGVNQLKQEYQAAYGTSYPDDPAVLGERAGQPIDYQPLLAVTYWGFRLMIGLGFVSAIVSALALWVTRKGRLPDNRLVSSGGTWLAVATIFAPFVANSAGWVFTEMGRQPFVVAPNPDVPLDQRVWFFTAQAVSPGVGGAEVLTSLISLTLLYGALAVVELWLVVKFVRKGVPTDAGGTSSSEPPSSDGGGPQGPDRPQDPDGRRRDDAREEDGVLSFAY
- a CDS encoding matrixin family metalloprotease; protein product: MPLSLRRLSAAASLTCCLVLAPTTVALHPALAATPVPAAAPAPPDALTWHTDGPDVAEAPVAASQGSGPELAVSGSTAYRLNLNPDSTVVRWDACRPIHYRLNLAAQPDALGDVQTALQEITAASGLIFVHDGPSTEIPQAHGAQAESPLLIAMATAEGPFASELLAEASPHTLGIAGWGAARTGADEDAQHWQITSAYVVINAASELRPGSGAGLSASRVRVLMHEVAHAVGLSHVSDRHQVMYPVTAGQAAVWGPGDLAGLARVGTSAGCIGQQPPAATVPVDPWQLFWDWLLSLLRAWLGI